From a single Glycine soja cultivar W05 chromosome 19, ASM419377v2, whole genome shotgun sequence genomic region:
- the LOC114397921 gene encoding serine/threonine-protein kinase D6PKL1-like has product MGSFSGTCEIVEAREEELNTRKAPGVYQSSSECSTSEKNQKFSVLKLGYKDDLDDDINKLFESIALKSSSRDLSLFQDGTSPRLKSALKKPITMGIPRSPRVGTSEPANLKQALRDLCISKASEMAAMKRLSKSTTASPRLSEVGKIQTLYNSVVAETSRSGSSFVESNGRQIEISLVPEKGKSLSLEKTSQSSQIALLSRNIHSSREIAVATTKYDAGTSLIQSDLAGSSSKVGIQSQRVVPVETEEQASASSPSLYNTSGCKSEVPKNASSPKKLGNKTSVSNTGKKGRLQTVSSSNAVNGNRVNKPPRHAPWTVKSVIKNKNLSKKKQKEDSCSTLCGPTPNEVNKPVPGTPRLICERCRCALENTSEEKNQDIVALDSTSPENGVNLSNVHSGSNKPGLVSSSVNKSKTVAKVKNTKLKEQIEFSQSSKSSQGEYSSSTSTSDESNVSGSSRSTRPHMSKDVRWAAIRHAQVQHGVLGLRHFNLLKKLGCGDIGTVYLAELIGTSCLFAIKVMDNEFLERRKKMPRAQTEREILRILDHPFLPTMYAQFTSDNLSCLVMEYCPGGDLHVLRQKQLGRYFSEPAARFYVAEVLLALEYLHMLGVVYRDLKPENILVREDGHIMLTDFDLSLRCAVNPMLLKSSDVDPAKISGLSAQASCIEPFCIEPSCQVPCFSPRLLPTAAKARKLKVDLAAQVRSLPQLVAEPTDARSNSFVGTHEYLAPEIIKEEGHGAAVDWWTFGVFLYELLYGRTPFKGSNNEETLANVVLLGLRFPEHPNVSFQAKDLIRGLLVKEPENRLGSEKGAAEIKQHPFFEGLNWALIRCAMPPELPDFYDFGVSDMMNSQCKGAKYLECKVGEHVEFELF; this is encoded by the exons ATGGGTTCATTCTCTGGCACTTGTGAAATAGTTGAAGCAAGGGAGGAAGAGCTAAATACAAGGAAAGCTCCTGGGGTTTATCAGTCCAGTTCTGAGTGTAGCACGTCTGAGAAAAATCAGAAATTTTCGGTGCTGAAATTGGGATACAAGGATGATCTAGATGATGATATCAACAAGCTTTTTGAATCAATTGCTCTTAAATCTTCATCAAGGGATTTGAGCCTTTTCCAAGATGGTACAAGTCCTAGGCTGAAAAGTGCATTAAAAAAACCAATTACAATGGGTATTCCACGGTCCCCAAGAGTTGGGACTTCTGAGCCCGCTAATTTGAAGCAAGCATTAAGAGACCTTTGTATATCTAAAGCATCCGAAATGGCTGCTATGAAACGATTATCAAAGTCAACAACAGCTTCTCCAAGATTATCTGAAGTTGGGAAGATACAGACATTGTACAATTCAGTTGTAGCTGAAACCAGTCGATCTGGGTCTTCCTTTGTTGAGAGCAATGGGCGTCAAATTGAAATATCTCTAGTGCCAGAAAAAGGCAAATCCCTTTCCTTGGAGAAAACCTCTCAATCTTCCCAAATTGCATTGTTGAGCCGAAACATTCATTCTTCTCGGGAAATTGCTGTTGCAACTACTAAATATGATGCTGGGACTTCATTGATACAAAGTGATTTGGCAGGCTCGTCAAGTAAAGTTGGGATTCAATCACAACGAGTGGTACCTGTTGAAACAGAAGAACAAGCATCTGCCTCTTCTCCCTCTCTTTATAATACATCTGGATGCAAATCAGAGGTGCCCAAAAATGCTTCTTCCCCTAAAAAGTTGGGAAATAAAACATCTGTATCAAATACTGGGAAGAAAGGTAGGTTGCAAACAGTATCTTCATCTAATGCTGTAAATGGCAACAGAGTTAACAAACCGCCACGCCATGCCCCCTGGACTGTTAAATCGGTCATCAAGAACAAGAATCTGAGtaagaagaaacaaaaggagGATTCATGCTCTACTTTATGTGGTCCTACGCCCAATGAAGTTAATAAGCCTGTTCCTGGTACACCTCGGCTAATTTGTGAGAGATGTAGGTGTGCTTTGGAAAATACTAGTGAAGAAAAAAACCAAGATATTGTGGCATTAGACTCTACCAGTCCTGAAAACGGAGTAAACTTGAGTAATGTGCACTCTGGTTCAAATAAACCTGGTTTGGTGTCAAGTAGTGTTAATAAAAGCAAAACAGTTGCAAAAGTGAAGAACACCAAGTTGAAAGAGCAAATTGAATTTTCACAAAGTTCAAAGAGTAGTCAAGGTGAGTACAGCAGTAGTACAAGTACTAGTGATGAGAGCAATGTGAGTGGTTCAAGTCGTAGCACTAGGCCTCACATGTCAAAGGATGTCAGGTGGGCAGCCATACGACATGCTCAAGTGCAGCATGGAGTCTTGGGCTTGAGACACTTCAATCttttaaagaaacttggttGTGGAGACATTGGCACTGTATATCTTGCGGAACTAATTGGCACTAGCTGCTTGTTTGCTATTAAGGTCATGGACAATGAATTtttagaaagaagaaagaagatgccTAGGGCTCAAACTGAAAGAGAAATATTAAGGATCCTGGATCATCCTTTTCTTCCCACAATGTATGCACAATTTACATCAGATAATCTATCGTGTCTGGTCATGGAGTATTGTCCAGGTGGAGATCTTCATGTTCTACGGCAGAAGCAGCTTGGTAGATATTTCTCGGAGCCAGCAGCAAG GTTTTATGTTGCTGAAGTTCTCCTTGCTTTGGAGTACTTGCACATGCTTGGAGTTGTTTACCGTGATTTGAAACCCGAAAACATTCTTGTTCGGGAAGATGGCCACATTATGCTCACAGATTTTGATCTGTCCCTGAGGTGTGCTGTTAACCCAATGCTTCTGAAATCATCTGATGTTGACCCTGCAAAAATCTCTGGTTTAAGTGCACAAGCAAGTTGCATTGAGCCATTCTGCATTGAACCATCTTGTCAAGTTCCATGCTTCAGCCCAAGATTGCTACCCACCGCTGCAAAAGCAAGGAAACTAAAAGTTGATCTTGCAGCCCAGGTCAGATCATTGCCACAGCTTGTGGCCGAGCCCACAGATGCAAGATCAAACTCATTTGTTGGCACACATGAATACTTGGCTCCTGAGATCATCAAAGAAGAGGGACATGGAGCTGCAGTTGACTGGTGGACATTTGGAGTTTTTCTCTACGAACTTTTGTACGGCAGAACACCCTTTAAAGGTTCAAACAATGAAGAAACATTGGCCAACGTAGTGTTGCTGGGTCTTCGATTCCCCGAGCACCCAAATGTTAGTTTCCAAGCAAAGGATCTGATAAGAGGGTTGTTGGTTAAAGAGCCTGAAAACCGTTTGGGTTCAGAGAAAGGGGCTGCCGAGATTAAACAGCATCCCTTCTTCGAGGGCCTTAACTGGGCCTTAATTCGCTGCGCTATGCCTCCAGAACTTCCAGACTTCTATGATTTTGGAGTTTCAGACATGATGAACTCGCAGTGCAAGGGTGCTAAGTACTTAGAGTGTAAAGTAGGAGAGCATGTAGAATTCGAGTTGTTTTGA